The genomic segment TCGGCCGCCGACGGCCATGGCTCTTTCCTGCTGGTTTCGGGCGAGGCCGGCGTCGGAAAATCGCGGTTGCTCTCGCATTTTCAAGCCTCGATCACCGCCACAAGGTCGGTCTGCGTGCTCACGCGCTGCGTGGAATTCGTGCAGACCCCGCTGTCGCCGCTCCACGATCTTCTCAGCCAATTGGCGGTTCGCGCGTCTGCTCAAGACGTCGCTGCCACCGCGCACATCGTCGATCAGCTCGAATTTGCTCGAAGCGCTGAGCGTCCGAATCCCGATGTGCCGGTCGAAGCGCTGTTCAACGCGATTGACGACGTTTTTGCGCGGCACGCATTGCGCCGCACCGTTGTCTTGTTGATCGAGGACCTTCAGTGGGCGGATCGTTCGACTATCGCTTTCTTATCGTACCTCGCCGATCGCGTCGCGCGCCGCCGCAGCCTCGTGGTCGCCACCTACCGATCCGAAGAGATCAACGCGTCGCATCCGCGCCTCGCTGAGGTCGCGTCCCTCCTGCGCAAGAGCTCGGTGACGGCGCTCGAGGTCGCGCCGTTCGACGATCGGTCCAGTCGCGAGCTCATCGGCTCGTTACTGCCGCGCGAAGACGCGCTCAGCGCCTCCGTGACCGCCAACATCGTGCGGCGAAGTCAGGGTAACGCGTTCTTCCTGGAAGAGTTGCTCAAGGCAGCACTTGCACATGGTGCCGGCGACGCCCAGAAACTGCCGCTTTCCATTCGCGCCGCAGTGCTCGCACGCGCGGCGATGCTCTCCCCGAGCGAACGTGAGATTCTGACCACGGCAGCCGTTCTCGGCGAGCGTTTTTCGGTCGAGCGCCTTCTGCGGTTACGCGATGAAGGACGCGAAGAGACGCTCAAGGCGCTGGAACATGCGCGGGCACTGCAGATCATCTATGATCGACCGGATGACGCCGGCACGGTGGCGTTTCGTCACGCCCTCACGCAGGAAGCGTTGTACGGCGAACTGCTCGCCGAGCGCGTTCGTCCGCTACACGAGCGCATCGCGCAGGAACTCGAGGAGCGTTCCGATGTCGCGACGGTCAGCGTCGAGCTCGCGCATCACTGGCGTCGCGCAGGCAATCGCGGGCGCGCGGCGGCGTACTCGGTGCTCGCGGGTGATCAAGCCTTCGCCGTCGGCGCGCCGGCTGACGCGATTATGTTCTACGAGCGCGCCGCAGCGGACGGCATCGCCGACTCCGCCGTTGCCAATCTCCTGCACAAGACGGGTCTCGCATACGGCGCCCTTGACCAGCTCGGCATCGGCATCGAACGACTGCGAGAGGCGGGCGATCGCTACTGGCGCGCCGGCGATCTCAAAGGTTTTGCCCGAAACATATCAGCGCTCGGCGCGCAGTTATACAATTCCGGCGACCCGACAGCTGCGACACGCATTGTGCGTGACGCGCTCGATGCGCTTGAAACAAAGCTGCCGCCGGAAGAACTCGATCTCTTGCGCGCGCGCTTGTCGTACAACAGCATTGCGGCGCTCGATTTCGACGCCGCGTTGATGCTCCTCACGGGCATACGCGAGCCGGTCGCCGATCCGCTGACCGCTTCGCACGTGCATTTGACGCGATTCAAAGTGGCGGCGATGCGCGGCGATATCGACCTGTGGCGCTCCGAGACGCAACTGGCCATGCATGCGGCGCGCCAGGTTCCCGACAAAGGCTCGCGCCTACGCTTCATCCAGTGCCAGATCGCGCTCGATGCGCTCGGGCTGGGCGAGTTGAACATCACTCGTGAGCAATTTCGCGCGGCGATTCCCGGCGACGTCAAGCCCGGGGAGCCCAATAAGGGCCTCGTCGCGGCCGCTTCCTCATTGGAGCACACGCTGCGCGGCGACTTCCGCACCGCGGCGCGGCTGCTCGAAGAAAGCGTGCGCGAGTTCAACCACGGCTTCGCCGTCCTCGTTCATGTAAGAACCGCTCAGCTCGCGCTCGGCCTGAGTTCGGGCGATCAAGCTCGCCTTTGGCGCAGTGACGCGGAACCGTTGCTCCACTATGCGGCCACCCATGGCATGAACCTTGCGCTCGGCCTCCTGGGCGGCCCGTACGTTTGGGCGCTTGGAACGCGCGGTGACGTCGATAAAGCTGCAGCGTGGGCCGCGCGCATTGCATCGGTCCTGCCGTCACCGCACAGGTTCTTATTCGCGTATCTTGCATGCGCGCAGTTCGGCAGCAGCGACGATGTGAAGTCGATGCGCGCTCAACTGGCGGAAGCCGCTTCCCGACCGGGCGATCGCGTCAACAAAGCGGGGCTTGCGCTCTTCGAGGCGTTTGCCGGCCGTCGTGGGATCATCGAGGCAGACGTGCAAAA from the Candidatus Eremiobacteraceae bacterium genome contains:
- a CDS encoding AAA family ATPase, with the protein product MIGRERETAILDEQRRSAADGHGSFLLVSGEAGVGKSRLLSHFQASITATRSVCVLTRCVEFVQTPLSPLHDLLSQLAVRASAQDVAATAHIVDQLEFARSAERPNPDVPVEALFNAIDDVFARHALRRTVVLLIEDLQWADRSTIAFLSYLADRVARRRSLVVATYRSEEINASHPRLAEVASLLRKSSVTALEVAPFDDRSSRELIGSLLPREDALSASVTANIVRRSQGNAFFLEELLKAALAHGAGDAQKLPLSIRAAVLARAAMLSPSEREILTTAAVLGERFSVERLLRLRDEGREETLKALEHARALQIIYDRPDDAGTVAFRHALTQEALYGELLAERVRPLHERIAQELEERSDVATVSVELAHHWRRAGNRGRAAAYSVLAGDQAFAVGAPADAIMFYERAAADGIADSAVANLLHKTGLAYGALDQLGIGIERLREAGDRYWRAGDLKGFARNISALGAQLYNSGDPTAATRIVRDALDALETKLPPEELDLLRARLSYNSIAALDFDAALMLLTGIREPVADPLTASHVHLTRFKVAAMRGDIDLWRSETQLAMHAARQVPDKGSRLRFIQCQIALDALGLGELNITREQFRAAIPGDVKPGEPNKGLVAAASSLEHTLRGDFRTAARLLEESVREFNHGFAVLVHVRTAQLALGLSSGDQARLWRSDAEPLLHYAATHGMNLALGLLGGPYVWALGTRGDVDKAAAWAARIASVLPSPHRFLFAYLACAQFGSSDDVKSMRAQLAEAASRPGDRVNKAGLALFEAFAGRRGIIEADVQKCARHAAELFEGIGWPWLAALGYELANETDRALAVFRELGAVRDVRRVEQGRPDATAAILSPREREVADLAASGHSNDEIARALHLSLRTVEKHISSALRKLNLRSRVQLGLLLSRS